The Frondihabitans australicus genome includes a region encoding these proteins:
- a CDS encoding ABC transporter substrate-binding protein, which translates to MIRKRAGVAIAATAAAIALVLSGCSGSSGGGSNGKVELSYWTTTQQGPAETGLKSMVAGFEKKYPNITVNVTEKSTDNLKTALRQAAGTPAMPDIYFQWSGLGLGGTYVKQGVDLDLTKYYKQYGWTSRFTKTALASVTQYGDYHGVPYTADVEAIVYNKALFAKAGITSTPTTYDELVADAAKLKSAGITPIEFGGSVNWYVMRLLDNLLETKCGSATFDKLTALKGNWGTESCVTESFAQLKTWATNYFNPGWVSDTDAQGQTVFYQKKAAMALEGDWFGGFLKQANFSPTSDLGVFPFPTGTGRIYGLQQANYISKTSKNPDAAAKFLNYWMSVSVQNKYAGDFSQIPVVNGAKVGDNGVGITKDFVALAGKATGQFQNNDQTLPLDVTTEYWRIMNGVATGSIAPADAGKQMQTFIKNRSSSN; encoded by the coding sequence ATGATTCGCAAGCGCGCAGGCGTGGCGATCGCCGCCACCGCGGCGGCCATCGCTCTCGTGCTCAGCGGCTGCTCGGGTTCGAGCGGCGGCGGCAGCAACGGCAAGGTCGAGCTGAGCTACTGGACCACGACGCAGCAGGGGCCGGCCGAGACCGGGCTCAAGTCGATGGTTGCCGGGTTCGAGAAGAAGTACCCGAACATCACCGTCAACGTCACCGAGAAGAGCACCGACAACCTCAAGACCGCCCTGCGCCAGGCGGCCGGCACGCCTGCGATGCCGGACATCTACTTCCAGTGGTCTGGCCTCGGCCTCGGCGGCACCTACGTGAAGCAGGGCGTCGACCTCGACCTCACCAAGTACTACAAGCAGTACGGCTGGACCTCTCGCTTCACGAAGACCGCACTCGCCAGCGTCACGCAGTACGGCGACTACCACGGGGTGCCGTACACGGCCGACGTCGAGGCGATCGTCTACAACAAGGCGCTCTTCGCCAAGGCGGGCATCACGTCGACGCCGACGACCTATGACGAGTTGGTAGCGGATGCGGCGAAGCTGAAGTCGGCCGGGATCACTCCGATCGAGTTCGGCGGCAGTGTGAACTGGTACGTGATGCGTCTGCTGGACAACCTGCTGGAGACGAAGTGCGGGTCGGCGACGTTCGACAAGCTGACCGCGCTCAAGGGCAACTGGGGCACCGAGTCGTGCGTGACCGAGTCGTTCGCGCAGCTCAAGACCTGGGCGACGAACTACTTCAACCCCGGCTGGGTGAGCGACACCGACGCCCAGGGCCAGACGGTCTTCTACCAGAAGAAGGCGGCCATGGCGCTCGAGGGCGACTGGTTCGGCGGCTTCCTCAAGCAGGCGAACTTCAGCCCGACCTCTGACCTCGGGGTGTTCCCGTTCCCGACCGGCACCGGCCGCATCTACGGCCTCCAGCAGGCGAACTACATCTCGAAGACGTCGAAGAACCCCGACGCCGCCGCGAAGTTCCTCAACTACTGGATGAGCGTGAGCGTGCAGAACAAGTACGCCGGCGACTTCTCGCAGATCCCCGTGGTGAACGGTGCGAAGGTCGGCGACAACGGCGTCGGCATCACGAAGGACTTCGTGGCGCTCGCAGGCAAGGCGACCGGTCAGTTCCAGAACAACGATCAGACGTTGCCTCTGGATGTGACGACGGAGTACTGGCGGATCATGAACGGGGTGGCGACGGGGTCGATCGCGCCGGCGGATGCGGGTAAGCAGATGCAGACGTTCATCAAGAACCGTTCGTCGTCGAACTGA